A stretch of the Macaca mulatta isolate MMU2019108-1 chromosome 16, T2T-MMU8v2.0, whole genome shotgun sequence genome encodes the following:
- the LOC707563 gene encoding microtubule-associated protein 1 light chain 3 gamma produces the protein MPPPQRIPGIRPFKQRKSLAIRQEEVAGIRAKFPNKIPVVVERYPRETFLPLLDKTKFLVPQELTMTQFLSIIRSCMVLRATEPFYLLVNNKSLVSTSVTMAEIYRDYKDEDGFVYMTYASQETFGCLESAAPRDGSSLEDRPCSPL, from the exons ATGCCGCCTCCACAGAGAATCCCAGGCATCAGACCTTTCAAGCAGAGGAAGAGCTTGG caatcagacaagaggaaGTTGCTGGAATCCGGGCAAAGTTCCCCAACAAGATCCCGGTGGTAGTGGAGCGCTACCCCAGGGAGACGTTCCTGCCCCTGCTGGACAAAACCAAGTTCCTGGTCCCGCAGGAGCTGACCATGACCCAGTTCCTCAGCATCATCAGGAGCTGCATGGTCCTAAGAGCCACGGAACCCTTTTACTTGCTGGTGAACAACAAGAGCCTGGTCAGCACGAGCGTAACCATGGCAGAGATCTACAGAGACTACAAGGATGAGGATGGCTTCGTGTACATGACGTACGCctcccaggagacatttggcTGCCTGGAGTCAGCAGCCCCCAGGGATGGGAGCAGCCTTGAGGACAGACCCTGCAGTCCTCTCTAG